The following are encoded together in the Strongyloides ratti genome assembly S_ratti_ED321, chromosome : 2 genome:
- a CDS encoding Sulfurtransferase produces the protein MHILDLKKVLSTKCLNEIITNGGPKINGVKILDCTYSVTPKPNWEKFQMNELGQFNKLMEKSSKHKQDYLTSHIPHGTFFDFDCAMFPGRYERFSFYQPELFEIYAKKLGINRYEHLVFYSRGPYNGALFAAKAFRLFKCYGHENMSILDGGFDKWCKDGFKIESGTNDENNEIGNWSGSDNFSINVKYSELVKKNDDEKDMFEDLSKTIFLDARSENVYNGQTETGLNPYFVDGCYIPGTINLPATEFFNSDGTFKDELEIKNILNKKNIDIVDVDGKQKKEVVTFCNTGTQATILNFVLEHIYPKVKTRLWNGGLKELEVRNPKRISGKAV, from the exons atgcatattttagatttaaaaaaagtgttaTCAACTAAATGcttaaatgaaattataacaaatgGTGGTCCAAAAATAAACGGAGTAAAGATTCTTGATTGTACCTATTCTGTTACCCCAAAACCGAATTGGGAAAAATTCCAGATGAATGAGTTAGGtcaatttaataaacttatGGAAAAATCTTCAAA acATAAACAAGACTATTTAACTTCTCACATACCACATGGaactttttttgattttgatTGTGCTATGTTTCCTGGAAGATATGAAAGATTCTCATTTTATCAACCAGAATTGTTTGAAATTTATGCTAAAAAATTAGGAATTAATAGATATGAACATCTTGTTTTTTATAGTCGTGGTCCATATAATGGTGCATTATTTGCTGCAAAAGCATTtagattatttaaatgttatggTCATGAAAATATGTCTATTCTTGATGGTGGTTTTGATAAATGGTGTAAAGATggttttaaaattgaaagtggtacaaatgatgaaaataatgaaataggAAATTGGTCAGGTTCTGATAACTTTTCaattaatgtaaaatattcAGAATTAGTTAAAAAGAATGATGATGAAAAAGATATGTTTGAAGATTTATctaaaactatatttttagatgCCAGATCagaaaatgtttataatgGTCAAACTGAAACAGGACTTAATCCATATTTTGTTGATGGATGTTATATACCCGGAACAATAAATCTTCCAGCTACAGAGTTTTTCAATTCCGATGGGACATTTAAAGAtgaattagaaataaaaaatattttaaataaaaagaatattgaTATTGTTGATGTAGATGGAAAGCAAAAGAAAGAAGTTGTTACTTTTTGTAATACTGGAACACAAGCAACAATATTGAATTTTGTTCTTGAACACATATATCCAAAAGTAAAAACTAGACTTTGGaat GGAGGCCTTAAAGAATTAGAAGTGAGAAATCCTAAGCGTATCTCAGGGAAAGctgtttaa
- a CDS encoding Apolipoprotein O family-containing protein, which produces MDYIEAAKNKTADFYKQWVRLSNMENKAPENLTTINDLPFYNDQKTDLTKYTYVEESPILLQKSVSVARQIASDQYSLISERFEVVNKFGKCVKKHYYNTKEYIEKEGTVIPKAAIITLGGISGFILYFRRYGLRKYFYATAGIGVMTAFCYPEETVDVVKTGYYHSLSAYEKFKEGDKKEKKH; this is translated from the exons ATGGATTATATAGAAGCagcaaaaaataaaacagctgatttttataaacaatggGTTCGGCTATCAAACATGGAGAATAAAGCTCCAGAAAATTTGACAACTATTAATGAT CTTCCTTTCTACAATGATCAAAAGACAGATTTGACAAAGTATACATATGTTGAAGAATCACCAATTTTACTTCAAAAGTCAGTTTCAGTAGCACGTCAAATAGCATCCGATCAATATTCTTTGATTTCTGAACGTTTTGAagttgttaataaatttggaaaatgtgtaaaaaaacattattacaATACCAAAGAATATATTGAGAAGGAAGGTACAGTGATTCCAAAAGCAGCAATTATAACTTTAGGTGGAATCTCTGgatttatactttattttagaaGATATGGTTTaaggaaatatttttatgctACAGCAGGTATTGGGGTTATGACGGCTTTTTGTTATCCTGAAGAAACTGTTGATGTTGTCAAAACAGGATATTACCACTCTTTATCAgcatatgaaaaatttaaagaaggcgataaaaaagaaaaaaaacattaa